The Sinomonas sp. P10A9 genome contains the following window.
CCGAAGCTGAACGGCAGGGTCCATGTCGGTACGCCCTCGTTGACGAGAGGGGTGACCTGATCGTGCTGGTACTGCCACCAGCCGGGGATCGGCCCCCAACCCTCGGACGAGAAGGCGAGAACGAAGATGACCGCGAAGACGATGAGACCGGCGAGGGCACCGGTGTGGCCGAAGAACCGCTTCCGGACGATCTGCCCGAGGCTCAGGCCCTTGGCTTCGAGGATCGGCTCGATGCCGGCGGCAGGCGCGGCGGCCGCCGCAGCCGAGGCCGAGACCTCCGTGGCTTCTTCCTGCTGTGACTGCTGGCTCATGTCACTTCACCCTTACGCGAGGATCGAGCGCGGAGTAGACGAGGTCCGCGATGAGGTTGAACGCGAGGGCCGTGATCGCGACGCACACGAACACGCCCATGACCGGGTTCGGGTCCACGTGCGAGATGCCGTCGAGGAACATGAAACCCATCCCGCGGACGGAGAACACCGTCTCGGTGATCACCGCGCCGCCGATCAGCTGGCCGATGTCGAGGGCGACGACGGTCGCGATCGGGATGAGAGCGTTGCGGAAGGCGTGGCGCATGACGACGCTCCGCTCGCTCACGCCCTTGGCACGCGCCGTGCGGATGTAGTCCATGTTCATGACCTCGAGCATCGACGAGCGCGTGTAGCGCGTGTAGCTCGCGAGCGAGATGAGGATGAGGGCGGCCGTCGGCAGGATGAGGTGGGTGAAGGAGTCGATGCCTGAGATCCAGAAGTCTCCCTGCAGGTTGGGGGTTCCGGCACCGATGGTGGCGATCGGCCGGCCCCTGATGCTTCTGTTGTCGAAATACGCGGGCCACGACTGCATGAATCGGTCAAGGAGCACCATGAACGCAACCACGAATGCCGTAATGGCGCCGGCGCGCATGCTCTGGCTGCGGTCGTAGCCGCCCCAGAAGTAGCCCGCCGCGATGCCCACCCCGACGGCGACGACCGCGAGGATCAGGATCATGAGCGGCGTCGCGAGGTTCAGCAGCGGCTGGACGGGGAAGTAGACCACAGCCCCAACCAGGACGGCGGTAAGCGCGGCATACAGCGCGCGACGGTTCTGCAGGCCTGCGGTGAGGACCGTGACGGCGAAGGCGATTCCGACCCCCGCGATGACGACGACTCCCAGCCCGAGGCCAGGGAAGCGGAACCACTGCGTGAGGCTCGCCACGATGAGGACGAGCGTCACGAACGCGAAGGCGATGGCCCCCACGGTGGCCTTGCGGCGGACCGCACCACTGGTGACGACGGCCGCAAAGATCCCGATGACGAGGCCGATCCCGAGGGCGACCGGGAGCGGGATGTCCGGATGGGCCAGGAAGTTGTTGAACCCGATGGCCCCGTACTCCTTGAGGAGGACGGCGATCCAGAAGATCGGGAGCGAGAAGAACAGGAACGCGAGGAACGTGACGCCGTAGTCGAGCGCGCTGTACTGGCGCAGGGCCGTCACGATGCCGAGGGCCACGCCAATGAGGATCGCGAGGATGGTGGCACCCGTGACGAGGGTCAGAGTCTGCACGAGTGCCTGGCCAAGCGCCTGAGTGACTGGCTGGCCGACCAGGTTCTTTCCGAGGTCGCAGTTGCCGACGAGGCATCCGGCGGCTCCCCCGAGCCATTTGAAGTAGCGGATGGGAGCTGGGGTGTCCAGATCCAGGAGTTGGGAGCGCGCCTGCATGAGTTGGGCGGCATTCGGGAGATTGCTGGCGCGGAATTCCTCAAGCGGGTCCCCCGAGAGCGCCGTGAGGTTGTACACCAGGAACGACGCGCCGAGAAGGATCAATGCTGCGGTGATGAGGCGCCGGACGACGTAAGTCACCATGTTTCGTTGTACCTCTAATGTGGGCCGCCCCGAAAGGGTGCGGGGCGGCGCGGACGGGTGCCGGGGGCTTGCCACGCGGTCGGCGTGGGGCGCGACGGCGGGTGGCTGGATCCGCCGGGAGGGCGCTGCGAAGCGCCGGGACCCACGAGCTCGGTCCCGGCGCTTCAGCTAGCGCATCAGAACTCTGGAGGCTACTTCGTAGCCCACTCCCAGAAGTTCCACCAGACACCGCTGCTGTTCGGCATGTACTTCACACCGGTGACCTTGTCGCTGTACGCGTCCACGCCGACCGCCTGGAAGAGCGGGACACCGTACGAGGAAGCCCAGATCTTCTGGTCGATCTGCTTTTCCAGGTCGGTCTGCTTGCTCTGATCGGTCGTCTGAACGAGCTGCTCCATTAGCTTGTCAGCATCCGGGTCGGAGAACTTGTTGAAGTTCGAGCCGTTGCCGCTCTTGAAGATCTGCGGAACGCCAGAGACTCCCACGCCCGGGTTGATCCAGCCGAAGATCGTCGCGTCGTAGCCGCCCTTGCCGAGCGCCTTGCCCCAGTCCGACTTGCCGAGTCCGCCGTCGACGATCTTGAAGCCGGCCTTGGCCGCGCTCGCCGCGATGAGCGTGTAGGCGTCGACGCGGTTCGGGTTGTCCTTGTTGTACATGATCTTCACTTCCGGCGTCTTGCCGGCAAGGAGCTGCTTGGCCTTGTCGATGTTGACCGCGTCGTAGGCCGAGGAGCCGTTGTTCTTCACCGAGTCGGCGTAGGCCGCCTGCTGGGGTACGAAGATCTGCGAGTCGAGCGGCTTCGCGTTCGGGTCCATCTGCTTGATGATCTTGTCAAGGATGTCCTGGCGCGGGACCGTGAGCATGAAGGCGGTGCGCACGTCCTTGTCGGCAAACGGACCCGTGTAGTTCAGGTCGATGTGATCGTACGAGAGCTGGTTGCCCTGATCGACCGTAACGCCCGGGATGCCCTTGAGCTGCTGGATCGTGTCAGACGACGCCTGCGGGGCAATGATGTCCGCCTCGCCGTTCTTGAGGGCCTGAATCTGGGCAGGGGCCGAGCCGATGTAGCGGATCGTGATCTGGTCCAGATTCGGAGTCGGACCCCAGTTGTAGTCCTTGTTCCGCACGAGCGTCATGGACTGGTCCGGGACCATGTCCTTGACCACGTACGCGCCATTGGAGAGGAAGAGGCTCGTGTCCCCCGGCAGTGTCTTCGTGTCGAAGCCCGTGTTGTAGAAGTCAGCGGCCTTCTTCAGCGTGTCATTCGCGGGCTGCGGGCTGGCCGGGTCGCCCTTCTTCATGCCCTTCATCAGGTCGAAGAGCGCCTTGGCATCGGCGAGGCCCGCCTTCTTCGCCACGACGTGCGCCGGGATGTCGATCGTGTTGTTGCTGGCGCCGATCGCGAGCTCCCAGTCGGCGTACGGCTTCGTGTACGTCAGGGTGAACGTCTTGCCGTCCGAGGACACATCCGGGAAATTCGTGGCATTGAGGCCCGTGGGGTCTCCCGCCGTCGAGAAGTAGGCGGTGCCCTTCTTGCCATCGGGGCTCGCGTCGTCGAAGTAGCTCGAGCCGGCCGCCCAGTTGAGGGCGACGTCGTACGCCGTGACCGGGGTGCCGTCGGACCACTTGACGCCGTCGGCAATCGTGTACTTCACCGTGAGCGGGTTGTCCGAGGTCTTCTCGTAGTGGCCGAACTTCTCGTTGTGAATCACGTTCAGCTTGTTGTCCACATAGTAGAAGCCCATGTGGGTCGCCAAGCTGATCTTCGAGTTGATGTCCGTGTTGCCATCGGCAGTTTCCGGGTTGAACGTGTTGAACGCGTTCACCTCGACGACGGTGGCGCTGCCACCCTGCTTGGCGCTTGCCGACGAGGTGTTCGTGTTCGAACCGCCGCCTTGGGTCGCGCAGGCGCTGAGCGCGATTGCTGCGACCGCAGCCACGCTCATCGCCTTGGAAATACGCCCGAAACGCATTCCGCCTCCTCTGGTGCATCTGTTGAAGTGCCCGGGAAGACCCCGGAGCCGACGGCCCGTCCCCCCTGGCGGTAGACGTGGCGCGTCTCACATGCTCGACAGACTAGCCCGCCCGTCGGGCCAGTGGCTACGAAAGTTCCGTTTCAGATCATCGTCGTTATAGAGATGCAACATATCTTTCAGGTTCTGGAGGTGAGGATCTCGATTCGACGTATCTGATTGAACTTTCCCAATCACTCGCGCCTTGATTCCCGCGCGTTACTGCGGAGTAACGCACAGGTTTCAATCAGTGGAGTGTCAGCGCGGCTCAAGCGTCCAGTCACGGATTTCAGCCGAATCTTCGCCGAACTCCCGGGTGGCGGACCGCGCCTCCGCGAGCTCATCCATGTAGCGCTGGCGAAGGCCGGCATGGCGCAGTGCAAGACCCGGCACGCGGTCGAGCACGTCGATGGCCAGGTGGAACCTGTCGATCCTGTTCAGCATGGCCATGTCGAACGGCGTCGTCGTGGTGCCCTCTTCAACGTAGCCCCGCACGTGGAGATTGCCGTGGTTGGTGCGACGGTACGTGAGGCGGTGGATGAGCCAGGGGTATCCGTGGTATGCGAACACGATCGGCTTGTCCTTCGTGAACAGCGCGTCGAATTCGCGGTCAGGCAGGCCGTGCGGGTGCTCGCGCTCGTCCTGGAGCCTCATGAGGTCCACAGCGTTGACCACGCGGACCTTCAGATCGGGCAGGTCGCGGCGCAGTATCTGAGCGGCTGCGATCGCCTCCCCCGTGGGCACGTCGCCGGCGCAGCCGAGCACGACGTCGGGCTCCTCGCCCGGCGCCTCGTTGCCCGCGAACTCGAGGATTCCGATCCCGCGGGCGCAGTGCAGCTCGGCCTCGGCAGGGCTGAACCATTGGAGCGAGAGCGCCTTCCCGGCAACCACCACGTTCACGTAGTCGCGGCTGCGGAGACAGTGGTCCATCGTGGACACGAGCGTGTTCGCATCCACGGGGAGGTAGACGCGCACGACCTCGGCCTTCTTGTTCACCACATGGTCGATGAAGCTAGGGTCCTGATGGGAGAACCCGTTATGGTCCTGCTGCCATACGTGGCTCGAGAGCAGGTAGGTCAGTGAGGCGACAGGCATGCGCCACGGCAGCTCGCGGTGGACCTTGAGCCATTTCGCGTGCTGGTTGAACATCGAGTCGACGATGTGCACAAATGCCTCGTAGGACGTGAAGACCCCGTGGCGGCCCGTCAGGAGGTAGCCCTCGAGCCAGCCCTGGCACAGGTGCTCGCTCAGCACCTCCATGACCCTGCCGGCGCGCGCGAGGTGCTCGTCGACGTCCTCGATGCGCTCCTGCCACACCTTGTCCGTGACCTCGTAGACGTCCTGGAGGCGGTTGGAAGCAGTTTCGTCGGGGCCGAAAAGCCGGAAGTTGTCCGGATTCGCGCGGATCACCTCGCGCATCCAGCCTCCGAGGTTGGTCATCGCCCCCGCACGCACGACGCCGGGCGCCTCCACCGGGATCATGTGCGCGTCGGTGGCAGGGAGCTTCAGGTCCCGCAGGATCCGGCCGCCGTTGGCGTAGGGCGTTGCGCTCATGCGTCGGTTTCCGCTCGGGGCGAGGCTGGCCAGCTCGGGCGAGCGGGCGCCGTCGTGCGTGAAGAGCTCTTCCGGGCGGTAGGAGCGCATCCACGCCTCGAGCTCGGCGAGGTGCTCCGGGTTCTCGTGGATCTCGTTGAGCGGTACCTGATGCGCGCGCCAGGTCCCCTCGACCGGCTTCCCGTCCACCACCGCAGGGCCGGTCCACCCCTTCGGGGATCGGAACACGATCATGGGCCACGGCTCGGGCACCGAGTCGCGAGGCCGCTCCCCCGCGCTCTCCGCTTCCCGGGCCCGCGTCTGGATGGCGGCGATCGCATCGAGGCAGTCGTCCAGAGCCTCGGCGAAGTCGCGGTGCGCCTGGGGCTGGGCAGAAGGATCCGCGACCGTGACGAAGCGAGGGGCCCACCCGAGGCCCTCAAAGTACTTCCTCACCTGGTCCTCCGGACGCCTGGCCAAGACGGTGGGATTGGCGATCTTGTAGCCGTTGAGGTGCAGGATCGGCAGGACGGCGCCGTCACGCGCCGCCTCGAGGAACGCCGTCGACTGCCAGCTCGTGGAGAGCGGCCCCGTCTCGGCCTCGCCATCCCCCACAACGCACGCCACGACGAGGTCCGGGTTGTCGAAGGCGGCGCCGAAGGCGTGCGCCAGCGAGTAGCCGAGCTCGCCCCCTTCGCTGATCGATCCAGGCGTCTCGGGGGCCGCGTGGCTCGGAATCCCTCCGGGGTAGGAGAACTGCCTGAAGAGCTCGCGGAGGGACGCCTCGTCGTCACCGAAACGGGTGTAGATCTCCGAGTAGGTGCCCTCGAGGTAGGCATTGGCGACGTTCGCGGGACCGCCGTGGCCCGGGCCCGTGACGAAGAGCATGGCCTGATCGCGATCGACGATGGCCCGGTTGAGGTGGGCGTAGATGAAGTTCAGGCCAGTAGTGGTGCCCCAGTGGCCCAGTAGGCGCTTCTTGACGTGTTCCTTCGCGAGGGGCTCCTTCAGGAGCGGGTTGTCGCGCAGGTAGATCTGGCCGACCGAGAGGTAGTTCGCGGCCCGCCACCAGCGGTGGAGGTCCTCGACCTGTCCACGGGTCAGGTGCGTCTTGCTTGCGGTGTCCGTCACTGGCGCGCCTTCCGCTCGACGGCCGCAGCCTTGCGGCCGGTTCGGAGTCAGCCTAACCGGGACGGTGTTCGAATTCTTGGGTCGTGTGATGAATATTCGCCAAACCCTGGGGCGGCCTTCACGCGTGGGGCGCTGGCGCACTGGCAGGCCACTGCTGGAGTGCATAGGCTCTGGCCATGGATCAAGATTCCCAACAGATGCTGTTCGTCGTGATGATCCGGAAACCGGGCGATGACTTCGCCCCTTTGGATCAAATCCTTCGCGCCAAGGACGTCGAGGAAGGCCGCACGATTGCCGCCGGCCGCGTGCGACGCCACCTGCTCACGCACCCCGACCTGACCCTCGACGGTGCAGAGCTCCGCGGCGCCACATCGGGCACCGTGTACGCGTCATGGGACCCCAGAGCAGACTCCCCGAGCTAGCCGGCCCGCAAGGGAGATCGGCGACCCGTCTCCCAAACCCGCCGCATCACACGTTGAAGCGGAACTCCACCAAGGCCCACCGCAGAGCAACTTCTGGGCGTATCCTTCGTTCCATGACTCCCGCCCGCGCCGCCGTATACCTTCGCCAGTCCCTCGACACCACGGGCGAGGGCCTAGCCGTGAGTCGCCAGAGGGAGGACTGCCGCGCGCTGGCGGCGGCTCGCGGCTGGACCGTGGTCGAGGAGTACCTCGACAACTCCATATCCGCCTCCGACCGGCGCAAGGTTCGCCCCGGCTACGACCGCATGATCGCGGACTTTGAGGCTGGCCGATTCCAGGCGATTGTGTGCTGGGACCTCGACCGCCTGACCCGCCAGCCGCGCCAGCTGGAGGACTGGATCGACCGCGCCGAGAGGCAGGCGCTGCTCCTAGCGACAGCGAACGGCGAGGCCGACCTCACGACCGACGGCGGCAGGATGTACGCACGAATCAAGGCAGCCGTCGCCCGAGCGGAGGTCGAGCGCAAGTCCGAGCGCCAGCGCCGCGCCGCGCTTCAGCGCTCAGAGAAGGGACGTCCGCCGCTTGGAGTACGGCTGACCGGCTACACGCCGAACGGCGATCTGGTGCCCGCTGAGGCCGCGTTCGTGGCCACGCTGTTTGAGCGCTTTGCCGAGGGGGACTCCCTCCGCTCCCTCACGGCGTGGGCTGCTGGGCGGGGCATCCCCACGCGGCGGGGAGCGCCATGGAACCCCTCAACCATCCGCACGCTGCTGATGAACCCGCGCTACGCTGGCCGCGCCATCTATCAGGGCCGCGAGACCGGCAGGCCCGGTGCCTGGACCCCGATCGTGGATGATGACCTCTACACGATCGTCCAGGCGCGGCTCACGGACCCGCGCCGCCTCACCCATCAGGGCACGGACAGGAAGCACCTAGGCTCCGGGCTCTACCTATGCGCCGTATGTGGCGAGCCGCTGTCCTCGTGGTCCGGCGAGCGCTATCGCTGCGCGGCGGGGCACCTCACGCGGGCCCAGAAGCCCATCGACGCCCTCGTCCTCGAGGTCACCCGCGCATGGCTACGTGATGGTGACAACGTCCGCATGCTCGCGACGCGGCTGGCGGAGCCCCGGGAGGAGGACCGCACCGCCGCCGAGCAGGTACGCGTGCTCCGGCAGCGACTCGCGCGCATCGATGAGGACTACGACGCGGGGCTCATCGACGGCCACCGCCGCAGGGTCGCCGCCGACCGGGCGCAGGCCGAGCTAGCGACCGCCGAGGCCGCGCTCCAGCGCGCTGCCGCGCCCGCCGCTGCCGTGCTCCACGCGGCGGACCCGGTGGCCTACTTCGAGGGATCCAGCCTCATGATCCGGCGCGCCGTGCTGTCCATGCTGTTCACCGTCCGCGTGAGTCCAGCGCCGCGCGGCCGCAAGGGCTTCGACCCCGAGACGGTCAGCTTCGAGTGGAACTGAGCCAGTAGTCCTAGTGACTAGGCGAAGCGGAGCTGTACCCGTATAACAGCCTATGTAGGAAGTCCTATATCCTACATGATCCGCTCCCGAAAGCTGGCTCCCGAAAATGCTCACTGTTGTAACCATCACTGCTGTTGACCCGAAGTCCGGTAAGACCCAGCGCGCCGCTGGCGTGCGACGCGGCGACGCGTACTCCAGGCTCCTCACCATCGCCGGAGAGGCCACCGCCGAGGAGTTCCTAAAGGTGGTCCGCGAGGACCCTGACCGCCTCATGCCCTGGATGTCGAAGGACGGCGCCACCGTCGTTGTGTTCAGCGAGAGGGACGACAGCCTCATCTCGTGGGAGCCGAAGCGGCGGACCAGCCAGAAGCGCGTGAAGTGCGTCGTGTGCGGCAAGGTCTCGAACGCGAGCGGCATGGCGCTCCACCAGAAGAACGCCGGTCACGAGGGAACCGAGGCCGCGTAGTGCGTGCCGGCCATGCCCCGCGTGCGTGAGGCAGCACGAGTCACTGTCGCGTCCGCTGCGCTGCCGCGCTACCGGCGCGCGCCCTCACGGCAGCAGCGCGCGGCGGCGGTCCTCGAGCAGCTCGTTCTGATGGTGGACCCCCGTGTCCTCCGTGAGGCAAGGCGGCTCGCTCGCGGTGACCTGTCGGTGATCGTGCTCAACCTGGACGGCTCCGTAACCGTGGCCAACTCGACGGCCCACCGGCTCATCATCCTGGAGCGCCGACGCAGGCCCGAAGGATAGACCGGCTGATGCCCCCGTCGCGGTGACGGGGGCATCATCGGCGCGAGACGGGCATCTGCGCCCGGTTTCGGACCGCCCCGCTACACCTGCGCGATGAAGGGCCAGCGGGACTCCCGGACGCCGCTGGCCCTTCCGGCCCGGGGAGGAGAAACCCAAAAATCGACTCACCCGGGACGCATGCAATTCTGGCGGTTTGGTGCCACGCGCGCTACTGGGCAGCCCCCGACCGGACCCCGAAGGATGGCGCTAGCGCGGGGGTGACGACGGCCCTATGCTTGGGGGGTGGTCCCGGGCTTCGGCTGGGGACGGCGGAGAACCCATAAGTAAATGGAGGCCGTTTCTTGGGAATCGGAGCCTCCCCCTCTCAATCCGAATTCTCTGGTGCTGCCTCCCCACGGCGACTGATCGACCTACGCTGCGGGACTTGGTAACGCAACCCGGCCATCGATCGAGGAACCCCCGCATGGGGGTAGGACCCGTTGATGGCGAGGCGATAGCCTCCCCCAAGATAGAGGGCTGGTCTTGAGAGTGAGACAGCCATGTCTTGGTCCAAGGATGCCGAAGTTCGTGCGAACGTCAGCCGTATCGCCAACGCCTACCAGATGGACGATGTCGATGAGGACGTTCTAGAGCTCCAGCGACGGCTGCGCGTGAAGGTGGTCAAGCGAGCGATCATCAAGGACGCGAAGCACATCCCCCCGTTCAGGGCGGCGCACTATGAGCTTCTCATCGCGTTCCTGCGGGAGTGCATCGAGAACCTCAACGAGGAGGAAGCCAAGTGAGCGGGCAGCCCGACGCGGCTGCTGCGCGGCTCCAGGAGTACATAGCGCGTGTGGTCGCGGAGGCCCCTCCGCTGGACCCGGCGCGCGCTGATCGCATTGCCGCATTGCTGCGGTCCTCGGAGGAGAGGAGCGCAGCGGCATGAGCCGGAAGAAGAAGAGAGACCGGGGCGCTGAAACCCCGGTCCCCACGAAGAAGAAATTCCCTACCACCGAGAAGGCTCCCTCATGGGAGATTCTAGCGGTAGTCGAGAAGCCGAGCTATGGACGCTGCCCCGACTGCGCGGGCCGGTGGAATGGCACCGCGCTGGAGCACAATTCGACCTGCCCGCTGATGGCGGCAGAGAACCACGCTGTCGATCTGGACCGGCAGTTCTTCGAGGACCACCCGCAAGCGGACTACTTCTACCGTCCGATGGTCCACGCCGAGGTGGTGACGCTACGTGCGTCGGGCCAGATCGGGCCGGATGAGGAGTTCCTAAAGGGCCTCGTCCGCGTCGAGCAGATCGCTCCGGGCATCCGCACACGCCTCTCGCTGTTCAAGGTGGCACGCGGCGATGGCGGTGAGTAGGGACAGCCGCCTCACGGTGTCGTTCTTCAGGAGCAGAGCGGACGCTGCGCCAAAGGAGAAGCGGGTCGCGTGGACGGACTTCTGCGCCCTGATGGCCGAGGACCAGCTCCGTGTGTCTCCGGGCCTTCGTAAGGACGCCCGGGGCGGGTTCACGATGTGCACGTTCAAGAACGGCCATCGCGGCAAGGCGGACGTGGACCGCTGCTACGGTATCGCCCTCGATCTGGAGGCGGACGAGGAGACCGGCGAGATAATGCCGCCGTCGCTTGAGGTGCTGGGGCGCATCCACGCGCTCGGACTACAGGCGCTCGTCTACTCGACCTATTCCCACACGCCGGAGAGGCCGCGCTACCGCGCGCTGCTGCCGGCGGACGGCCCAGCGGACGCCGGCACGACGAGCCGCGCCGCGCGGGCGGTGCTCGAAAGGCTCGGTCTGCCGTTCGACAAGGCGTCGCTGCATCCAGAGCAGATGATGTTCATGCCCACGGTCCCAAGCGAGGAGGCAAGAGAGGACTATGAGCTGGAGATCATCGACGGACCGCGCGTCAGCCTGGATGAGTGGGCGGCGCTAGCCCCCCGTGAGGAGCCCGCCGCGTCGGCTCCGGCGCAGGACCCGTTCGACGTGTTCCTGGAGCGCTGCGAGGAGCAGGGGCGGGGGGTCGTCCACCGGGGGCCGGATGACGCGATGGTCCAGTGCCCCACGCACAACGACAGGAACCCCTCCCTCCACGTCCAGCGCAGTTCGATGGCCACCGTGGTGATGCACTGCTTCGCTCCCGCCTGCGCGGGCCTCACGGCACCACAGTTCTTCGAGGCAGTGGGTCTCCGCTGGAGCGAGGTGGTGCACGGCGAGACAGCGGCGAAGGACTTCGGTGAGGAGCAGGAGGCGGACGAGCTAGGAGGGGCGGCTGTCACGGGCAGCTATGACTGGACGCACCGCTTCATCGACGGCGGCTCATTTATCTTCGACGTTCCCGACGAGGTCCCGGCTCTCTGGGGCGAGCGCGGGGACGTCATCTGGCCAGAGGGAGAGGCCCTCATGGTGTGCGGCCCCTCCGGCGTCGGGAAGACAACCCTGATCGGGCAGGTAGTCCGGGCCATGCTGTTCGGCGGGGACGTGCTGGGCCACGCCGTGAGGGTGCTGGCTCCAGGGGAGAAGATCCTCTATCTGGCCATGGACCGGCCCTCCCAGATCCAGCGCTCGCTCAAGCGCCAGTTCCACGGATACGACCGGGCGAGGGTGGAGCAGTCGCTCCTCGTCTGGAAGGGGCCACCGCCTGAGGATCTCGCGCAGTCGCCAGAGAAGCTGCTCGCCATGTGTCGCTGGGCCGGGGCGGGAACGGTCATCGTGGA
Protein-coding sequences here:
- a CDS encoding ABC transporter permease, translating into MVTYVVRRLITAALILLGASFLVYNLTALSGDPLEEFRASNLPNAAQLMQARSQLLDLDTPAPIRYFKWLGGAAGCLVGNCDLGKNLVGQPVTQALGQALVQTLTLVTGATILAILIGVALGIVTALRQYSALDYGVTFLAFLFFSLPIFWIAVLLKEYGAIGFNNFLAHPDIPLPVALGIGLVIGIFAAVVTSGAVRRKATVGAIAFAFVTLVLIVASLTQWFRFPGLGLGVVVIAGVGIAFAVTVLTAGLQNRRALYAALTAVLVGAVVYFPVQPLLNLATPLMILILAVVAVGVGIAAGYFWGGYDRSQSMRAGAITAFVVAFMVLLDRFMQSWPAYFDNRSIRGRPIATIGAGTPNLQGDFWISGIDSFTHLILPTAALILISLASYTRYTRSSMLEVMNMDYIRTARAKGVSERSVVMRHAFRNALIPIATVVALDIGQLIGGAVITETVFSVRGMGFMFLDGISHVDPNPVMGVFVCVAITALAFNLIADLVYSALDPRVRVK
- a CDS encoding ABC transporter family substrate-binding protein; translated protein: MRFGRISKAMSVAAVAAIALSACATQGGGSNTNTSSASAKQGGSATVVEVNAFNTFNPETADGNTDINSKISLATHMGFYYVDNKLNVIHNEKFGHYEKTSDNPLTVKYTIADGVKWSDGTPVTAYDVALNWAAGSSYFDDASPDGKKGTAYFSTAGDPTGLNATNFPDVSSDGKTFTLTYTKPYADWELAIGASNNTIDIPAHVVAKKAGLADAKALFDLMKGMKKGDPASPQPANDTLKKAADFYNTGFDTKTLPGDTSLFLSNGAYVVKDMVPDQSMTLVRNKDYNWGPTPNLDQITIRYIGSAPAQIQALKNGEADIIAPQASSDTIQQLKGIPGVTVDQGNQLSYDHIDLNYTGPFADKDVRTAFMLTVPRQDILDKIIKQMDPNAKPLDSQIFVPQQAAYADSVKNNGSSAYDAVNIDKAKQLLAGKTPEVKIMYNKDNPNRVDAYTLIAASAAKAGFKIVDGGLGKSDWGKALGKGGYDATIFGWINPGVGVSGVPQIFKSGNGSNFNKFSDPDADKLMEQLVQTTDQSKQTDLEKQIDQKIWASSYGVPLFQAVGVDAYSDKVTGVKYMPNSSGVWWNFWEWATK
- a CDS encoding phosphoketolase family protein, whose amino-acid sequence is MTDTASKTHLTRGQVEDLHRWWRAANYLSVGQIYLRDNPLLKEPLAKEHVKKRLLGHWGTTTGLNFIYAHLNRAIVDRDQAMLFVTGPGHGGPANVANAYLEGTYSEIYTRFGDDEASLRELFRQFSYPGGIPSHAAPETPGSISEGGELGYSLAHAFGAAFDNPDLVVACVVGDGEAETGPLSTSWQSTAFLEAARDGAVLPILHLNGYKIANPTVLARRPEDQVRKYFEGLGWAPRFVTVADPSAQPQAHRDFAEALDDCLDAIAAIQTRAREAESAGERPRDSVPEPWPMIVFRSPKGWTGPAVVDGKPVEGTWRAHQVPLNEIHENPEHLAELEAWMRSYRPEELFTHDGARSPELASLAPSGNRRMSATPYANGGRILRDLKLPATDAHMIPVEAPGVVRAGAMTNLGGWMREVIRANPDNFRLFGPDETASNRLQDVYEVTDKVWQERIEDVDEHLARAGRVMEVLSEHLCQGWLEGYLLTGRHGVFTSYEAFVHIVDSMFNQHAKWLKVHRELPWRMPVASLTYLLSSHVWQQDHNGFSHQDPSFIDHVVNKKAEVVRVYLPVDANTLVSTMDHCLRSRDYVNVVVAGKALSLQWFSPAEAELHCARGIGILEFAGNEAPGEEPDVVLGCAGDVPTGEAIAAAQILRRDLPDLKVRVVNAVDLMRLQDEREHPHGLPDREFDALFTKDKPIVFAYHGYPWLIHRLTYRRTNHGNLHVRGYVEEGTTTTPFDMAMLNRIDRFHLAIDVLDRVPGLALRHAGLRQRYMDELAEARSATREFGEDSAEIRDWTLEPR
- a CDS encoding recombinase family protein: MTPARAAVYLRQSLDTTGEGLAVSRQREDCRALAAARGWTVVEEYLDNSISASDRRKVRPGYDRMIADFEAGRFQAIVCWDLDRLTRQPRQLEDWIDRAERQALLLATANGEADLTTDGGRMYARIKAAVARAEVERKSERQRRAALQRSEKGRPPLGVRLTGYTPNGDLVPAEAAFVATLFERFAEGDSLRSLTAWAAGRGIPTRRGAPWNPSTIRTLLMNPRYAGRAIYQGRETGRPGAWTPIVDDDLYTIVQARLTDPRRLTHQGTDRKHLGSGLYLCAVCGEPLSSWSGERYRCAAGHLTRAQKPIDALVLEVTRAWLRDGDNVRMLATRLAEPREEDRTAAEQVRVLRQRLARIDEDYDAGLIDGHRRRVAADRAQAELATAEAALQRAAAPAAAVLHAADPVAYFEGSSLMIRRAVLSMLFTVRVSPAPRGRKGFDPETVSFEWN
- a CDS encoding AAA family ATPase, yielding MAVSRDSRLTVSFFRSRADAAPKEKRVAWTDFCALMAEDQLRVSPGLRKDARGGFTMCTFKNGHRGKADVDRCYGIALDLEADEETGEIMPPSLEVLGRIHALGLQALVYSTYSHTPERPRYRALLPADGPADAGTTSRAARAVLERLGLPFDKASLHPEQMMFMPTVPSEEAREDYELEIIDGPRVSLDEWAALAPREEPAASAPAQDPFDVFLERCEEQGRGVVHRGPDDAMVQCPTHNDRNPSLHVQRSSMATVVMHCFAPACAGLTAPQFFEAVGLRWSEVVHGETAAKDFGEEQEADELGGAAVTGSYDWTHRFIDGGSFIFDVPDEVPALWGERGDVIWPEGEALMVCGPSGVGKTTLIGQVVRAMLFGGDVLGHAVRVLAPGEKILYLAMDRPSQIQRSLKRQFHGYDRARVEQSLLVWKGPPPEDLAQSPEKLLAMCRWAGAGTVIVDSLKDAAIGLSEDAVAAGWNRARQMAIAEGVQVCELHHQVKRGPNGAAPTTLADVYGSTWLTGGAGSVILLYGKAGDPIVRLLHLKQSQNDVGPLDIFHDQDSGEISVWSGEIDPLALARNAGRDGITKRRLAEIMFARDRPTDAEIAKAGRRLHQCVRRGELVIRDGSAEATLGTQSKVYVLPEYLDFADDEGGTET